Part of the Lotus japonicus ecotype B-129 chromosome 6, LjGifu_v1.2 genome, AAAGGGCAAAGAACGCAATCAAGCGGATGTTCAAGGATAAGAGTGAATTGTATAAGCCGTACACAGATATTATTTCAGCTCGATGGGATAAACACTTGAAGCGTACTCTTCATGCAGCAGCTTACTTTCTAAATCCTGGATTCTTTTATGATCCAAGTTTTCTTGAAAAGGATAGAGTTGTGCAGTCACTTGTTGATTTGTTGGAGGTGAAAAGTCCATGTGCTAGCTTACCCAAAGCCCTTCTAGAGATGAATGTCTATCGTGAGCGGAAAGATTCATTTAGTCGAGCAAGTGCTTTGCAAGCGGCAAGCCAAATTCAACCCAGTAAATAGTTATCTAAATTGTATtgtgtaaatttattttattgcaATATATAATcgttttaataaatttatttattgcaGCTCAATGGTGGTCAATATATGAGAGTAGTGCTCCATTGTTACAAAAGATTGCAATTCGTATTCTTAGtcaaacatcatcatcttcagggTGTGAAAGAAATTGGAGTCTCTTTGAACGCATCCATACCAAAAAACGAAATAGACTTGAACATCAAAGGCTAGGTGATCATGTTTATATTACTTATAACTTGCGTTTGAAGAAAAGGTATATTACTATCACTTATGCTTTCATTTTTTTGCAATATATCTTAGCTCTCTaacttgaattttattttaatgttcCATTTTAGGAGTGAATTGAAGAAGAGAACTTATGATCCTGTTGATTATGAATGCATCAATAATGTTGACTTTTGGGTAGTTGAGGAAGAAGCACCTCCTGAGTTTGATGATAATGAGGCTGAGCTTGAGAATAACATTTATGAAGATGATGCAAGAGATGTTGCAGGTAAAAAATTAATCATTTAATCTTATTGAGCTTGTTTCAAATTTAGAAGTATTATTTCAAAAGCTACATTTAAGTAAGTTTTTCACTTTCACGTTATGTAATTAGGTGGTGAAGGAGTTGACATTTCAGAGGAGCCACTGATGGAGTCAGTTGATTTTCAAATTGGGGCAAATGTTGAATCATCGTCGTTTGATGGAATAGAGTTCAATCTTAATGATGTTAATGATTTCTGATTATATTTGTTGTGTTGTTAACTTGTTATTCATACTTTGTTAAGTGTTGTTAAATTTAGACTTTTGTCATTGGTATTGAATTAAGGTTGTTGTTGAACCTAAATGTTATGAGTTATGACTTATGTAAGTTGGTGGTGTTTGCATCTAAAGAAACTATCATTTAGACTTGTGGAGTTACATTTGTTGGCTTATATATTTTAGCTTttgttatttacttattttacttTACAACAATTAGATTTAGATGacctaaaaaaattatgtatatatatgtttatatgtatatagtataaaattatattatttatattgatACGGTTCAACCTCGGTTCAACCTCGATTCAACCCCGGTTCGACCTTTGAACCTTAAACCAGTGCCTTGATCGGTTTGAtaaccggtccggttttcagaacattggatccaagcatcctcgtgactctgattagaagcttcacaagttcataTTAAAGCGCGCCTCTGAAGATCATAAGTCAACAGTAAAGGACAAAAGGTGACTATCAAATAGTACATTcgcagtgtactatcctgaccaGTCTACCTATACGAAGATCAGCCTTGTACGTTATGGAATTTCCAAAAGAaccctccaacggatagaatCTCACAACGGAAATATCACCTCTtgcttggagtatttaaaggctgaagaaaggaagaaaaagtttaAGACACTGCATTGCAATACAACTCTCATTCAAGCGAAAACCTTAGCAAtcttttttcttcattgttcataACTTGTTTACActctgcttgtttagaagcaaatctttgtaaacccaaactttcaaactcttgattgtatttccttaagggaccggttaGGTCAGTAGCCTTGAGAAGAgtaagacttgtgtgtcttggtgtttgctagttcttaggattgttagtcactgagcaaggtgtgctagtgtaGTTGTAACAACCTTTATTAGTGGATTATCTTCATTcgacgaaggaagaaatcaccttaacgggtggactggattagcttgaggatttgtgcaagtgaaccaggataaaatccttgtgtatTTCTCTCTTTACTCTTCTACCTTTGTATCTGAGAGTTTAAGTGAACCTTAAAAGAAACAACTTTtacttcaaaaccctattcaaacccccttctAATGTTTTTCATTCCTTCAATTACTAATTTTGAgtgatattaattatttacacgaaTAGAACTTTAGTACGAGCAAGTTAATACACCAAAACTATTATTTTAAGCTTTCAATACAGTTTTTTATAATAAAGAATACTCTATGtgataatacttgtaaggagaagtcttTGATACTCAATAGTAGAAATCTTGGCAATTGCCAATAAATGGACGTAGCTCACTAATATAGGGCGAACCAGGATAAAAGACTTGTGTGCATTGACCGCTACTTATACTATTTATCTGAATACCTGCACAACTCGTCACTGGACTAGGAGCGTAATCAAAGTCTTCTATTTCTGTAATCTAGTAGAAACTAGTCAATCATAATCCAACCCCCTTGTTGCGTCGCCGTGCTCTTTTTTTCCTTATatatgtgtaagatcaagttttgatcgagtagtacaactctatgttttgatgattacaagttaacatttgagtatgaacaattatggtactctaacgtgtttttctgagtgtgctatttacaggctctgacctcaattcaatctcacacaaatcagaagcaccgtgcataaagagtgacccaagcaacgctttcgcaacatctatgttcactctgaacagtagaaatgcttcagaagatctgaagttatacaagctctgatatggactcagtcactagaagttctgaagattcagaagttctgacaaccaagaaactctgaaggttcagatgttctgatggtgtagaagactctgaagatccagaagctgaatagtggaaactctgatgtccagaagcaagaaactctgaagaccatgtacttccctctgagttcagaatcagaagatacaacggtcagaggatctgtgctttccctctgactctgatcaactggcttcacaagttccaacatgaagcattcccctaaTCAGAAGTCtgctaggtttaaaggtcatgtcactatccaagtacaaaagcaaagtgtactatcctgacgacctacctaacatcctcagccacagcagaagctggaatttccagaactgtcctccaacggtagcatttccatgcaacgttcaaccctaatccttggagtataaatagaggctgaagattgaaagaagcggttaGAAGCattttacacacgcgcaagaaatattcaaatccttctaagctttctttcttcttgaatttcattgtgtttactattagcttttcaaaagcaaatctcttgtaaacattctttcttaaacagtttgcttagttacctttaggagatcaaggttgatcggatcctagagaagactaagagagtgaatcttagtgtgagctaagtcagtgtaattgttagtcacttgtaggtctcaagtgcagttgtaacactttacctgattagtggattgccttcattctaagaaggaagaaatcaccttaacgggtggactggattagcttgagggatttatcaagtgaaccaggataaaagtccttgtgtgcttttctatctcttatctttagcacttagttctcgaaaagatttgttaaaatctttaaggtggaagttttatcttgaaaacgttattcaaaccccccccccttctaccgttttcataccttcaattggtatcagagcgcaagttctgattaccacacctaacagtgttcagtgatccgggccggtgtgaaaaaacaatggctaccaccagtgaaactcaaagagatggttacaatgcaaagcctcccatgttcgacggtcaaaggttcgaatattggaaagatagacttgaaagtttctttctgggttttgatgcagatctctgggatattattgtggatggctatgagcgtccaactgatgaagaaggcaagaagatcccaaggtcagtgatgactgcagatcaaaagaagctttactcacaacatcacaaagctagagcaattcttctaagtgctattttttatgaaaagtaccagaagattacagatcgtgagtatgcaaaaggcatctttgaatccctgaagatgtctcatgaaggaaacaagaaagtcaaagaatcaaaggcattgtccttgattcaaaagtatgaatccttcgtcatggagccaaacgagtccattgaagaaatgttttccagatttcagttgcttgtagctggaatacgacctctcaacaagagctacacaacaaaagatcatgtcataagggttatcagatgtcttcctgaaagctggatgcccttggtgacttcaatagagcttacgagagatgttgagcatatgagtttagaagaactcatcagcatactgaagtgccacGAGCttaagcgctcagagatgcaagatctgaggaagaagtcgatagccttaaaatccaaatttgagaaggctaaagcagaaaagtcaaaagctcttcaagctgaagaagaagaatctgaagaagcatcagaagattctgatgaagatgagctgactctgatctctaaaagactcaaccgaatctggaagcacaggcagagcaagtacaaaggctctggaaaggccaaaggaaagtctgaatcctcaggtcagaagaagtccttaattaaggaagtcacatgctttgagtgcaaagaatcagggcactacaaaagtgattgtccaaaattgaagaaggacaagaggccaaagaagcacttcaagaccaagaagagtctgatggtgacttttgacgaatcagagtcagaggatgttgactctgatggtgaagtccaaggactcatggctattgtcaaagacaaaggagcagagtcaaaggaagttgttgactctgactcagaatcagaaggagattctaattcagatgatgaaaataaggtattcgcttctttctcaacctctgaactgaaacatgctttgtctgatatcatggataagtataattctttattgtctaaacataagaagctgaaaaagaacttatctgctgtttctaagactccttctgaacatgagaaaatcatttctgatttgaaaaataaaaaccatgctttagtgaattctaactctatgcttaagaatcaaattgctaagttagaagaagttattgcctgcgatgcctctgatagtaagcatgaatctaagtatgaaaaatcttttcaaagattcctttctaaaagcgtagacagaagcttaatggcttcattgatctatggcgtaagcagaaatggaatgcatggcattggctattctaaaccaattagaaatgagccttctatgcctaaagctaaatctttgtatgaatgctttgttccctct contains:
- the LOC130724821 gene encoding uncharacterized protein LOC130724821, encoding MGYVYDGMQRAKNAIKRMFKDKSELYKPYTDIISARWDKHLKRTLHAAAYFLNPGFFYDPSFLEKDRVVQSLVDLLEVKSPCASLPKALLEMNVYRERKDSFSRASALQAASQIQPTQWWSIYESSAPLLQKIAIRILSQTSSSSGCERNWSLFERIHTKKRNRLEHQRLGDHVYITYNLRLKKRSELKKRTYDPVDYECINNVDFWVVEEEAPPEFDDNEAELENNIYEDDARDVAGGEGVDISEEPLMESVDFQIGANVESSSFDGIEFNLNDVNDF